The bacterium genome contains the following window.
AAAGAAGACCCTTCTTCTTGGCCTTTATGGTTTCATCCTATTTCCCTTGTTATAGGTGCTTTAGCAGAAGAGGCTATAAAGGTATTACCATTTTTGTGGCTTATCTTAAAAATGGATAAAGGCTATGCATATACATTGGGTGCCTTGCTTGGCTTTGGGTTTGGGATAGGAGAGGCATGGTATCTTGCCTTTTGTT
Protein-coding sequences here:
- a CDS encoding YhfC family intramembrane metalloprotease is translated as MYDKLFNLFGIKEDPSSWPLWFHPISLVIGALAEEAIKVLPFLWLILKMDKGYAYTLGALLGFGFGIGEAWYLAFC